One window of the Triticum dicoccoides isolate Atlit2015 ecotype Zavitan chromosome 3B, WEW_v2.0, whole genome shotgun sequence genome contains the following:
- the LOC119276915 gene encoding uncharacterized protein LOC119276915 translates to MASFPLLFLPPPVVGHESGLFNPRVVVGGEALSTAAAAYTTTSNDCRVRVSVRLELPPAESYLHMQTDDTLLKDPLVLAACGDLLLVHMVVHDAADDLSCKQNLFVYKAHPTRPSLSRLPNPDTFTGWAQSCGIVPCDDGGFVVASFRTIKTDLDLQTGLAMERVEFLHYSPATGHWDLKSPTMPYDGEALKPCLWETDQLPGIEIWTELDDLSYGRVYPEAYRTVGVCKGIVKFVDIDNGFFGSMKKSGFTVTVWTLKMPELEWHQTSMFQVDDLWALANFRESSLPRWVPQFPIVNTHDNHGLYFILQECDSFGEDWIITVDMHNKVLQSYERRIYSILE, encoded by the exons ATGGCTTCTTTTCCGCTGCTCTTTTTACCGCCGCCGGTTGTCGGCCACGAATCGGGCTTGTTCAACCCTCGCGTTGTCGTGGGCGGAGAAGCTCTGTCCACCGCGGCGGCCGCCTACACCACCACAAGCAACGACTGCCGAGTCCGCGTCTCCGTGCGGCTCGAACTCCCCCCCGCGGAGTCCTACCTGCACATGCAAACCGACGACACGCTCCTCAAAGATCCCTTGGTGCTGGCTGCctgcggcgacctcctcctcgtccACATGGTCGTCCACGACGCTGCCGATGATCTGTCGTGCAAGCAGAACCTCTTCGTATACAAGGCCCACCCCACTCGCCCGTCGCTCAGTCGTCTCCCCAATCCCGACACCTTCACCGGCTGGGCCCAATCTTGTGGCATCGTCCCCTGTGACGACGGGGGTTTCGTTGTGGCTTCTTTTCGGACAATCAAGACTGACTTAGATCTGCAAACAGGATTGGCGATGGAGCGTGTCGAGTTCTTGCACTATTCTCCTGCCACCGGACACTGGGATTTGAAGAGTCCAACAATGCCCTACGATGGCGAGGCCCTCAAGCCGTGCCTATGGGAGACAGATCAG CTTCCAGGGATAGAAATTTGGACTGAGCTCGATGATCTCTCTTATGGTCGTGTATACCCTGAGGCATATAGAACTGTTGGTGTATGCAAAGGTATTGTTAAGTTTGTTGACATCGATAATGGCTTTTTTGGAAGCATGAAGAAATCTGGTTTCACAGTCACAGTTTGGACTTTGAAAATGCCGGAGTTGGAATGGCATCAGACAAGCATGTTCCAAGTCGATGATTTATGGGCTCTTGCAAACTTCCGAGAGTCTTCCCTTCCACGATGGGTGCCACAATTCCCTATTGTGAACACACATGATAATCATGGTTTATACTTCATATTGCAAGAGTGTGACAGTTTTGGTGAGGACTGGATCATCACAGTGGATATGCACAACAAAGTGTTGCAGTCATATGAGCGGCGCATTTACTCAATCTTGGAATGA